AGCACTAATCTGTGCTCTTCCGTCTAGGTGGAAATCTAATCATTCTGTCTCACTGAGCAGTATTCAGCCTGATGTCTAACTATCATACAGACTTTCCGGGTAACTGCACTCAGACAGCAACAACAGCTGGATACTGTAGTCCACCAGCTTTCTCACTTCAAGGTAGAAAGGGGGCCCGCAGCTACTGCTGCTTCCTCTGCCCTTGGTGCTGAACCATAGCTCTTGTCTATTCTGGTCAGAGTCAGTAATGCAATACGTTCCCATGAGTCCTGGGCGTTCTCTATCTTGCGGGTATTATGAATTAGGGACTGAAAATACCAGGGTTTCTGCAAATATATGGGACGTGTTTAAGGGAATTTCTAAACATATTAGGAATCAATTATTTCCtgggggccagagaaatggctcagcagttacaagcactCATGGCTCCTCCAGAAGGTTCAGCTCTGAATACTGGCACTGGATGGCTCACCCCTGCTGTAGTGCTAGTTCCAGGTAAACTGTCTATATTTCTCATTAGATTTTCATATACttctaaataaaatgtttcactCTTGTATAGGGCATTTCCAGTGCTCCAAGATTTTGCTTTTATGACCTCACTGAGACTTTGttcactgtatacacacacacacacacacacacacacacacacatatgtacccatAAACACACTCTTCATTTGCCTCGTACACTCCCATACTACAGACATAGATATTGCCTGTGCTGAAGGTACTACTTGATCTAGataattagttcttttttttttttcctcctcgaCCCTAAAACAAGACCTATTTACAATACCTCTGGTGTCCTCAAAATActgttccctctttcccccttgcTCCCAATAGAGGACCCATAGGTAATAGGATTCAGTTTTGTCTCCATAGCGACTCTGGCTCCCAGAACTATTTATAGCAGAGCCATGGCCCCTCCCCTGCTTGGTGACCGAACAGTGCTAGCAGCTGCTACTCCAAACTCAGCCATGGTCCACAGCACTTCATCCTCCCTAACCCTGGGTATGCCAATTCCACGGACAGCACCTACTAAGAATCAGGTTATCTCCACTACTGTCtgtgttcaattttatttttaatcccacGTTCAGCTTTTAATAGAAAGAGCTCTTCACCACCAAGTTCTGAGCATGCCACACATTCAGTCATTTCTGAGATTCATCGCTCTTAATAATCCTAAGCAAACCCTCTGGTTCTCCCAACTGCATGAACATATTGCAAAAGTGGAGCACCTTCACAGAGCTGAGCTCCCTTCCTAAGAGAAACGAAGCTATGAAATGGGACACAGGCAAAAAACATTCTGCATTCTCTACAGACGGATCTACCTACAAGCAAGCTAGATTGAGCTCTGTATCACAGCACCTTACCATAAGACAGAATTTGTAGAACCAGAAGCTGGGTCTTAAATACAGGTTTACACTGAAAACCAGAAGCATCTTCTGGCTAAAatcccccccccacaaaaaaaataGTGGGCTCTGAAGCTTTCTCTTACTAGTAAATTCGTTATGGGGCCTCTCTAGTGCTAGTGAGATGAAGCTTCCCTCCAAGTTCAAGTCAATTGCCATATTCCACAGTTCTCCTTTCAGAGCTGCAAGAACCCAAGACCTTGGGACCATCCTAGCTACCAGTGGTCAGATGTAGTTTTAGCCTCAATTCTTATCTCATCAATACCCACTGACTACAGGTACTCAGGCTACAAAGATAATCAACACTGTCCTTCTCCGCCTTCCCCACAGACTCTAAATCCTCTACCACCACCTATAACTCAGTCTTCACAACCAACCAGGCCTGGACGCTGTCTCTTGCTTCAATCTTATTCACTAATGTAAAGCTCCTAGCTCCTGTCCTGCTCTAGTCCAAATCTCTAAATGCACACCTTGCTGCTATCCTACATCACCACTCACGTCTAGAGTCCACGGACTTTTAGGTAATCTCTGCCTTTTCAGCCTACAACGGCCATGCTACCAACCCTGTGGATTTGTCCCTCATTTGGGGGGAGGATCTCATACTAAAAACCACAAGAACCCGACCCAAGGACGGTATGACATCTTTGCTGACGTGAGCACAACGGGaggcttcctctccttcctcctcctccccaggcaGTGACCTTGCAAGCTCATCAACAGACTGGTCCAGCATGGGGGAGAACTGGAGCAATGAAGCCACCGATGGTTaggactgaggaaggaggagcGAGCACGAGGGAGAATTGAGCTGCGGGAGGATGGAAAAGGGAGCGGttgcagaaaataattaaatggtGTGCCTAGTCTTCAGCAAGCCAATATTGAAggatgaaatgtaaatatataagtatattttagaGAACCAAACGTGGTTCTCCAAACGTTGATCAAAAATAAGgcgtgcgcacgcacgcgcacacgcgccAGGCGCTGGTGCCTACCTCGGGCCCGGGGCTGGACAGCTCTGCCCGCCCCCTCACCTGCTGGACAGCTCCTCGCCCCCACCCGGGAACCCGCCTCGCGGGCCCGCAGCCCACCAGTCGCGCGGCCGCTCCGCATCGACCCCCGCCTCACTTTCTCAGCAGGCTCCACGCCCCCTCGCGCTCGCTCCTTCAGGGCCGCCTCAGAGACCCTTTCCTCCTGGAACCGCTTTTCCTCTCAGGCGCTACTTTCCCCTCAAAGACCCACACAGGGCTCCAGACCGCACGCGCTCCCCTACCTACTCTCCGAGGAACCTGCCAGGCCCGCCGGACGTCTCCGAACCGCGAAGCGCCCGTCGCTTCCTAGCCCAGCGCCGCGGCGAGCGGGCGCCAGTTCCGCGTCTGCACCGGGGGGCGCGTACCACTCAGACCTGATGCCGGAGGGGGAGGCTGAGGGGGCTGGGGCGGTACCATTCGCCGCCCGGGGGACGGGGCTGCACCAAGTGGAACCCAGGGAGGAAAGTCGGCTACGCACACACCTATCGCTGTGGGAGTGGGAACGGGATGGGAAGCACTGGGCCAGCCCAGTGCAGGTAGGTGTCAAGGGGAGGACCCAAAGGaatacattttgttttggttGCTCGAACAGCTTTTAATTCGGCTTGGGTATAGAGTCCGTCTTGAAGAAATGGTGATCAATCCGAAAATACTTCGCAAGATAAACTGCCTCTAAGACTTTCTGACAGTTTATCCAAATCTTATCTGGCTCCCCCTGCACGCTGTTTGGATGTGCCCAGCCTCCCGGGCTGGAAGGCCAACTTGCCTGAAGGTGGAATCTACCAAGTCGGGATGGCGGGGGGAGCACTTCGGGAAGGAGCTGCCAGGGTATTACCTACACCAAGGTAGGGGAACGAGAACCGTGCCGCGATGCCCTCTGGGAAATGGAGTCCAGTCCTTTTGACAACTCAAACATTTGTCATCCTCCACTGGCCTACGGAGACTTTTCTTCGAGTTCCACAGGGCCCAGAGCCCAAAGAGAAGTATTACCGGGCCCTGGGTCTTTAAGTCTGTACTCTTTTTCGGATGCCAATGGAAAAAGTAAGACAATTTATCCACACACGTGAAGTGTACGGCTGAGTTATTGCTGAAGATCCAACTCCTCCCCTCACAGAAAGAGCACCTGCTCCTACCTGGGTCATTAAAGGGGAAGGAGCACCGAAGCCGCGGGCCTAGTGAATAAAAGCTGTCTGTAGTTTGCCTCTCTCCTCTGAGTCTGGAGGCAGAGCCTAACAGACACAGGCTTCCTCTGACACGGCAGCACCCCGACACTCAATCTAGAAATTTGCTTCCCTAGTTCTATATTCATCTTGGCCTTCCTGTTTCAAGTGCCAGATCTATTGGTGAAGCAGCCTGAGGCACTTAGAGCCAAGCCACAGAGTGATAGTGGAGAATTTCTTTGGGGCACCATGAGGAAAAACAGGAAGTGGTAGAGGCAGGATGGGCAGGGCCCTGAAGAACCCTGCACAAAGTGGCTCTCCTGGCTAGTTTATTTGGTTGGGTCAACAAGGCTTTCAGATGGCATACAACGTTAGTAGGTCCCCAACTGCCCAGCAGCCACAAAACACCCAACCCTTTGACTCTCCTTAGTGCCATGCAAGGGTCTCTTTCACCCAGCGCCCAGGAATGTTTGCCCTCCTCAGTCTGCTCCACCTCTAGGAAGCAGTCAGTAAGCTTCAGCTGCGTGGCCAACACAGAGGACACGGAGAAACAGTCATTCGTGGACATCCCAGATCTCGGAGAGCAGAGGGGGAAGTTTTTTGTCCTGCAGGCGAAGTGCAAACACTTGCTCTGAATGGACGCTGCTCAAAGTCCGGAGGCTCACCAGCTTCATTAGCATCCGTGGGAACATCAGTCGgtcctgggggtgtgggggggaagTCTAGTTGTTGCTCTTCCCCAGAAAAGGTGAGGCAGGGCGGGGAGATTGTTAGAGACGCAGGAATTATCATGCTAGGTGGAGGCAGGATTCTTGAAAGAAAGTGGGTATCAGAAAATGGGCCTGAAGAGCGGAAGAAAAAGATACCGAGGGAGACTCACGTGGGGGTGGTTGATGGAGACATAGGCATGCAGGGCCTCCACATATGTGTGTTGCAGTCTCTCTACTTGGAGCTGGTCCTGCACGTTGGGCCGGTCTATAAGTACCAACAGAGTTGAGGAGCAGATCTTGGTTCCATAACCCAAATCACAACTCCCCAAATAGGGACATGTCCCACCCAGCTCTCTCATCCACTGCAGGGACTATAGCTATAGCCCTCCTGGGCGAACGTCTCCCACTCGGTTCCCTCTTGCCCCTCCTCCATACCTGCAGAGAAGATGCTGATGGCTATGAGCAGAGCAAATTCAGCATCATTGAGTTGCAGTTCATTCATGGCTCTGGAGAACTCAAAGATGGGGTTAATGAACTCCACCTGCAGccctggggaagaagaaaggaggctgCGGGTCgcggcaggagcaggaagaacaCCCTCCAACTCAACAACTCGGGGAGTAACTGCTAGGAAGTCACTAACAGgtctccaggtttctgccatTTCAGAACAAacttctagggctggagagatggctcagtggataagagcactgcctgctctttcagaggtcctgcgttcaattccccgTAAcctcatgatggctcacaacctttATTTATactggggtctgatgccctcttctggcatgcaggcatccatgcacactcatatacataaaataaataaaaggcagacagacaggcagacagacagacagggcagacagacagaacgaACAAGGTTCTAAGCTTCTCTAAGTCTCCTCCGTGAAGTTTGAGTCATGGTTGAATCTATCTAAGAAAGctactgagcatggtggcacatgaaaGTAATTGAAAGGCCGATGCAAGAGGATTCCAAGTTCCAGTACTGTCTGGGCctcatagcaagatcctgtctcagaacaaaacaaaaaacacagaccaaaaacaaaaacaaatatttattgtgacGATGGAATGGTTACTTGACCGTCAACTTGACAGAATGTAAAAATCACTTAGGAGACACAGCTCTAGGCAGGTCTGTGAGGGACTGGATAAAGCAAGTTGAGTACTGGCACTCACCAGTCCCTCCATTGCTGGCTGTGGATCCTGTGTGATCACCTCCATCTGCTGCCACCCTTTACCCCATGGCAGACCAGACCCTCAAACCAGGAGCCAACACTGcccttcttccttaagttgcctttgcaGGTATTTTGTCATGGGGTCGGGACTCGTTATACAGACGGTTATATGATAAAGTATGCAGAAGGTTTAGCACAATGTCTGACACACAAAAACTGTTGAATTAGGCCAGGCgatggtgcactcctttaatcccagcactgggaggcagaggcaggtggatctctgactttgagaccagcctggtctacagatggagtttcaggacagccagggctacacaaacaaaccctgtcttgaaaaacaaaacaaaacaaaaagtattgaACTAAATGACAAGTCTACTATTAGGATTCTCAAGAGTGccacatttctaaaaatataggTATCTCTGACTTTTGCTTATAGAGAAACCCTTTATAGAGGCCGGTAGGGATGGTGCTctcctttaatgctagcactcaggaggcaaaggtagacagatctctttgtgttcaaggttagcctggtctacatagtgggttctaagacacagagaaaccctgactcaaaaacaaaaacaaaagagaggaggaaaagaaggaagaagaagaagaggaggaagaagagaagaaaaagaaagaaagaaacccttctTGGCTTATCTGAATACTACAGTTACATTATCACATCCTGGAGAGAATACACTGTGGCCAAGGGCATGGACTGAGGTTCAAGACTGCCAGGATTTGACTCCCTTGAATTTACCATTGACTAAGCTGGGTGACTTGAGGTAAAATATTTAACCTGTCTGGCTCCTGTAGTCCCCATTTGTATTACATAGATAGTAATATTTACCtcataaactttttatttttatttttttttattatttatttatttatttatttatttatttatttatttatttatttatttttggagctggggactgaacccagggccttgcgcttgctaggcaaatgctctaccactgagctaaatccccaaaccccataaactttttaaaatagtaaatagtATATGTGATATCTACTGtgttcattaaatttttttagaaGACTACATCTTTGTGATAAGGTCTCAAGAAGCCCAGTCTGTCTTCAAATTCACTatgcagctgaggatggccttggacTTCTGGTTCTCATGCCTCTCTATCTTGTTGAGCATCCACCACCAtaaccatgtggtgctgagagtTGAAAACAGAACCTCATATAACTTAGGCAAAAACTCTACCAACTATGCTATATTCACTtcagttgagtgtgtgtgtgtgtgtgtgtgtgtgtgtgtgtgtgagagagagagagagagagagagagagacagacagacagacagacagacagacagacagacatagcccttggctgtcctgaaactcactatgtagacctggctggcccagaactcagagtTCTGTCTGCAtccaccttccaaatgctgggattaaaagtgcgtgccaccatacctggcttctcttaatttctgtttttgggtttggggtggttgttgttttcttctagttTTGTGACAATGTCTTATAAAACCCCAGACTAGCCTCATACGCCCGATGTGGccaagggtggctttgaacttgtgtatgtatgcatgtatgtggggaGGGGAGTGTACTTGCCCACGCATGCTCATGTGGAGGCCAACAGTCAACATCAGGTATCTTTCTCTATTGCTTTCTATTGATCTCCATATTTGTCTCCcaatttaaaacaataagaacaaacCCCGACCTTAATAGACCAGTCTTCCTGCAGAGAAGACAATGAGCACCCAACAGCTTGAGCTGCAGCCTAGGCCTGGTACACACTTCTTCCATTCACACTGTCACCCTCTCCACCCCACACTGTTTTCCAGGCTTTCTCGGCTTTCTTTTAGCAACCATCTGCTATACTTTTCCATTCGAGGTTTCTTGATGAGTCACTTCCTGTAGCTTCCCCATGATGTGCACCAAGCATTGTGTGTTCATCTATTCAACAGACAAGCTCTGTTTTTATAGAGCATTTCTTGATGAAACTTTAAGCTACAAAATATGCCTTAAAAGTCCCTTCATACGAATAAAGAGAGAAGGTTCTAGAATTGAGTTGTCCTCCCGGGAGGGTCTGCTAATGCTGGCTGGAAGAACCCCTCAAATGAGATGGATCCACGTCATCAGTCAGCCATTGTGTGAGCAACACATGTGGATGTGCAACAGAAGGAGACTTGACATAACAGAATCtccagggaaagaaaaggcaggacacaaaagtgagagagagagagagagagagagagagagagagagagagagagagagagagagagagaaacacaagatAGTCAAACCAAGAAAAGAtggttaaaaagagaagaaaaaagtaaaaagagactTCTGTTCCTTTTCCCCCCAAGAACACACTGATAAAGTGAGAATTGAAAAACATGATGAAATCAAGATTGCTTAAATAAAGGAATCTTACAAATAGGTACAGATTCAGATAATGAAGTCCACAAATGctgaagaaacaggaagggtccACGAGAGAGGGTGTTCTGACAGAGGTAAGGGTTAAAAGAGTCTAAGGTAGCAACCATGTTTTGAGGGGAAGGTGCTTGTCAGCAAAgggggacagaggacaggggacaggggacagggccATCGCATAGCTCACCAGGTACTAAGAcattaagaaaatcaaagaaacgCAAGAGGGTCTGACTGAGTCTTGCCCTTCCCTGCAATTAAGAAAGGCTTTCCTAGAAAACCCATATTGGGACAAGAGGCTCATGGGCTGGTCTGAGTCATCAAACACCAGTGAAAGCTTTATCAACTATGCCCTGAAACACAGCGCTAAGAACAGACTCATATTAGCTACATTTCACAGCCTGCTCTCTCGGCTGCCACTCTTCAGTCTCCCACAGACTTCTGTCCTTTCCCAGCTCCAGTCTCATAAACATCACTAACAGCTGTGAGAGGAGCTCAACTGCTTGGCCCTGAGCAAGCATCAGACCCCAGCACCAGTTTGAACTAATTCTTAACTAGCTCTCCTAGTCCGCATGTTTGTCATGCATCAACTCTAGTTCCACAGCTCACcaggaaagggacagaaagagtTTAAGGGTCAGGTGAGCCTGCATATCCTTAAAGAACATTATCTTTAAAAGGGTTCTTGCCTTTTGTCTGGTAAAAGGCCTGATAGGATAGTTTTCAAATTCTTTTCCTAGCtacatgttttttaaatgttgagcACAAGCTCAGTTCAGAGTAGCACCTCCTCGCTACAGCAAGAATGATGGCCACTGCTCTGCCTTGCCTGGTCTCCACCAAGGAGATGCTTTCATCGACTCCTCAGACGCTTCGGTGGAGCGGGGTCTGTTTGGAGCGGTTGAAGTGGCTGATCAACATTCCAAACTCCTCTCTTGGAAAAACAAGTGGCATCTTCATTGTATAAGCACCCGAACCTCGGGCCCACTGCTCTCTAATCATGACGGGCACCATGGTGGAAAGCGCCAGCCCCCTGGCAGCGTCAGATCTCACCTGCTTTGGCAAAGTCTTCCCGGTTGTAACTGAAATCCTTGAGGAAGGTGATGCTCTCACTCCCAGGGTTGTACCTCCGCGATGTCTCCAGAAGCATCACCTGCACACAAGCAGCATCTTTCAGACAGGGACGAAGGGGCTGGTCTTGGTATGTGGCCCTTGAGAGGAAGCTGATTCCCTTTCCCAGTGGCTTGGACTCTCCAAGCTGGATATCTGGAGGTCCCCTATAGACAATCctactctgtctctcccttcaccCCATTCCCTCTCCAGCCACCTCAATCGCAGAGGTCTTCAGCAAGGCGATCTGGTCCTCCCTGCTCAGCTGTAGGAAgccagggagctgtttggcaaAGTCAACAATCTCCTGCACGGACACGATGGCCAGCTCAGTAAAGTGGGCAAAGCGCTGTTGGCGGGCTTCCCGGCTCTGAGGGTCGGGTGCAATGGGCCAAGGCTACCCAGGGTGGGCAAGGAAGACAAAAGGTAAACTGCTGTGAGTCAAGAAGTTAGCCGGTGCTTCAGGTACAGCCACCTCTCCCCAAGTCAAGTACCGTGACTCGAAGTCGGTCAGAGAAGGAGCGCCTGTTACACTGTTGCTGGGCAGCCACCAACTTCTCGATCATGCCCAGTTGTTCTGGGCTGAGCTGTGGCAGGACCTGGGGTGGTGAGGAAACCCTTGGGGACACCGATGTGGCTTGAGCCTGCTCCTCTTCTTGACGCTTCAGTTTCTTCAAGCGGATCTGTTCTTCTGATAAGACACCTAAAGACAGGGCCAGATGTGAGGTGGGAAGTACGCCAAGGGTGGGATGATGCTCCAGAAACAAAATGTGTGTAACAGCAAGgaggattgattgattgattgattgattgatttagatTTAATTTCcaatacagggtctcactatgtagcttttggctgtcctggaactcactatgtagaccaggctggccttgaactcagagatccacatttGCCTCCCGATATTGGGACTAAAAGCATATGCCACTTTGGCTAGATAAGGAAGTTTTCATGCACACTCAGGAGATCCCTGCAAGGGTAAGCATCTGTCTGCCTTCACAGCAGGGCACCAATATTTCCCTGTCAGCTCTTCCCAGTCCCTGCCCTGCACTTACACTCCTCCCTCATGCCTGCCTGGCGGCATTTGCGAAGGCGACACTCCTGGCATTTCCGCCGCATGTAGGTGTCCATGGGGCAGTGGCCACCGCTGTGGCAAATGTAGCGTGCTCCCTTGATGACACTGCGGCGGAAGAATCCCTTGCAGCCCTCGCAGCTCAGCACATTGTaatggaagccagaggccttgtcCCCACATACACTGCACAGCTCGTTCCCCAGCATTTTGGGGGCTGGCCCCTTTTTCCGCTTCTGTGGACGAAGTTCTGGATAAAGACACAGGTTTAATGTTCTCCCTCCTTGGTTGCTCCTAGCAAGGCACTCTTCATTCCCTTCCCTTCACTGAATGATattctttctcattcattcatattctctctctgactcatgATACATACATAGCCtttgaactcctgggctcaaatgctcttgtctcagcttccagagtaGCTGAGATTACCAAAACATGTCGCGATGCCTGGCTTAATCTATTATAACAATTGCTGTCCTTTACCAAGGACTATAATGTCCTAAGTTCCCCACGAGCTCTTTATAAGTATTGATCCTTAACACGATCATAAGGATTAATTTCACTTCATAGGCAGGGAGACTGAGGCTCAGAAACACCTAAGATATGGACGCAGGTCATACCAAAGTCATTCAGGTCCAGCTGGCCCCGAGCATTTAGACTTAGTTGTGACATTAGAAAGCAAAGAGCCCCAGAGGTCCCCTCCCTGATCTAGGGAGACTTTACCTTCTCCAAATCCAGGTGGTTCTTACCTGTAGGCTCTGGGAGGGTCTCTGCCCTGGGGAGCAGGGCTGTAGGCTCTGATGACTCCAACCCTATCCTTAAAGCACCCCCAGTTGATTGGGGCATCCTGGCTTCCTCCCTAAGGATGCAAGTGTTGCCTCCCTGGTCTCCTGCATCTTGAGGTTCTGTCTTCCACAGCTCCGTTGCAGAGTCTGAGCCCAAGAGAAGCACAGGGGAGTGGGTATGGGTTCAGGTCCTATTCAGACTCCATCCCCAAGTGTCTCGGCTAGGAAACTACAAACTCAACTCTGCCCTTAGAAGGCAGCAagctagccaggcatggtggcgcacatctttaatcccagcacttgagaggcaaaggcagtggatctctgagtttaagggcaggcagcctggtttacagagtaagttctaggacagccactctacacagaaaaaccctgtctcaaagaaaacaaaggaaaaacaaaagagaaggcaGCTAAGTCACAGCCTATGATTTCAGATTCCAGTATTCTGTTGGATCTAGGACTAGTGTCAGTCGCAGTCCTTTGCATACTAAGACTTCTTCCCCcccagagacagggtttctctgtgtagcccaggctgaccttgaactcacagagatccaactgcctctgcttcctgaatgctgggattaaagtaaaggcatacaccaccactgcccaactagCACATCGAGATCTTAAATGAAGGCGCTAACTTTTGTCCCCTGGGGGATGAAGGAGGGCATCCATTTGCAGAATTCTGAAAGCCAGAGCCGTCTAAGCATGAGACATGTCAGTTTTCCCAGAAGAGCAAACCCAGACTGAGGGCTTCACTGATCAAGCACCAGAACCAGGGAAAAGGGTTTGAGCAACACTAAGAATAGATCTGGCTGTGCTTCTGAGGGGTGCTGGATGCAGGTAGGGGAGGGGGTTGATTCTTGAGGTAGGAGAGGAGCCAGAGGCCTGGGCTCTGGGGAGAAGGGGTTGAATAAAACAGCTTACCAGGAGAAACATCAGGCACTGGGGCCTCCAGCCACAAGGACATCTCTTCCCGGAGCCCTGGACATTACCAAGACACTGTCCTGCAGGAACGAGCCGGGTTACACTTTTCCAGATCTAGGCCTGGGCTCCCTTCTGTGCTGCCATTTATCTGTCCTCACACCCTCAGCTGACATTCACTTATCATGGATCAGCCGGTGAAGCCTTCTTTGTTATATCCCTACGAAGTCcggatttgcttgtttgtttgtttgtttacttgtcttgtttttggaaacagggtttctctgtgtagttctgactgtcctgaactctgtaaaccaggctagccttgaactcagactcagagatccacctgcctctgcctcctgaatgccaggattaaaggcctgtgccagcaTGGCCCTGTTGAAGtcaggatatatacatatatatctccagttctggagattgaacccaggacttcaggCAGGCTAGGCAAATAGTCTGCCATTGAACTCTACAACCTCCACCCAGTCAGTTCTATTCCATTCTTAATCATTTTAAAGATAAGCAAACTAGGGCTTAAAGAGATGAAAGAATGTGCCTATAGACACACAGGTGGTAGAGCCAAGAGTAGAATCGTGACTTGTCTGCGTTCTCACCTTTGTTCTATCCCTCTCTGTACCCACCTCCAGGCTATGCGGAGGGTCCTTCCCTCTGCTCTGACATTAGGGTGAGCCAAAGTTGGCAGGACCGCAAGACTGGATCCAAGCTCACTCTATGAGTCTGTTTATTATCATCTTTTCCCTGCCGTTTCTGAAGCCCTAGCATAAAGTTCTCCTCTCAAGAATCTCGCCAATACAGTGCCTCCTCTTCCAGAACCCCTCCAGTTCTTCTGAGTCCTAGTAAAACTCTCCCCCTGCCCAGCATTATTCCTCACTGCTAAAATATCCTCCCATcacatccctcccccacccagatGCAAGGATACAGCCCCTCAACCACTAAGCGGACCCGCCGAATCTCCAGGCCACCAGACTTCCTGGCTGCGTAGTCTCTGGAGCCCCCTTGCTGGGAGAAGAGGGTGTTGCAGTACCCAGCCCTCGAGGCCGCAGCGGGCAGCCAGTGACTAGAACTGAGCGCACAGGGGCCAGCAAGGAGAAGCAATAAAGTAGGAAAAGGCTGAGGGGAGGGACTGCCAAGGGGTCCTTCCTCCTGGCGACCCAGGGCCCCTTTAGGCTCCCGCCCACGAGATAGCTTCCCCACCAGACTAACTCCTCCCCAGGCAGCCACCCTCTTAGCCGGCGCCACCCTGTCCCCTACCCTCTACCAAGACTGTCGCGTTTCCCCGCAGACCGGCCTAgttccatctctccttcctctcctcaccctGGAGGTTTGCTCTTACAGAAGGACTGCTTTCTCAGTCACCCCCACCCTAATCCCAGCAGCCTCCAGAGTCAgcgttccctcccccctcctcccataGACACCTCGCGGAGCAAAGGTCCCGGCACGGCCCGGAATTGCGACACCAAGCCCCAGCCTGTgttcccagcctccctcctcccctgcctctgggAAGGCGCCAAGCTCTCCCCACTAGCCCCAGGACTGAGCCAAGCCGGTAGAACTCCAAGGGTGAAGTCAGGCAGGTGCTGGGCCTTCCAGTGAGTTTGTGTGTGGATGTCCTgagggggacagagaaaggaagaggccaATAAAAAGAGGCCTGG
The DNA window shown above is from Rattus rattus isolate New Zealand chromosome 5, Rrattus_CSIRO_v1, whole genome shotgun sequence and carries:
- the Nr1h3 gene encoding oxysterols receptor LXR-alpha isoform X2, which codes for MSLWLEAPVPDVSPDSATELWKTEPQDAGDQGGNTCILREEARMPQSTGGALRIGLESSEPTALLPRAETLPEPTGVLSEEQIRLKKLKRQEEEQAQATSVSPRVSSPPQVLPQLSPEQLGMIEKLVAAQQQCNRRSFSDRLRVTPWPIAPDPQSREARQQRFAHFTELAIVSVQEIVDFAKQLPGFLQLSREDQIALLKTSAIEVMLLETSRRYNPGSESITFLKDFSYNREDFAKAGLQVEFINPIFEFSRAMNELQLNDAEFALLIAISIFSADRPNVQDQLQVERLQHTYVEALHAYVSINHPHDRLMFPRMLMKLVSLRTLSSVHSEQVFALRLQDKKLPPLLSEIWDVHE
- the Nr1h3 gene encoding oxysterols receptor LXR-alpha isoform X1, with protein sequence MSLWLEAPVPDVSPDSATELWKTEPQDAGDQGGNTCILREEARMPQSTGGALRIGLESSEPTALLPRAETLPEPTELRPQKRKKGPAPKMLGNELCSVCGDKASGFHYNVLSCEGCKGFFRRSVIKGARYICHSGGHCPMDTYMRRKCQECRLRKCRQAGMREECVLSEEQIRLKKLKRQEEEQAQATSVSPRVSSPPQVLPQLSPEQLGMIEKLVAAQQQCNRRSFSDRLRVTPWPIAPDPQSREARQQRFAHFTELAIVSVQEIVDFAKQLPGFLQLSREDQIALLKTSAIEVMLLETSRRYNPGSESITFLKDFSYNREDFAKAGLQVEFINPIFEFSRAMNELQLNDAEFALLIAISIFSADRPNVQDQLQVERLQHTYVEALHAYVSINHPHDRLMFPRMLMKLVSLRTLSSVHSEQVFALRLQDKKLPPLLSEIWDVHE